The Streptomyces bacillaris sequence ATCGGGCTGCCCGCCAAGAGCGGGGTCTCCGGCGGCCTGATCGCGGTCGGCCCGGCCCGCTTCGGCCTCGCCACCTACAGCCCGCCGCTGGACACCGCGGGCAATTCGGTACGCGGCCAGGCGGCGCTGCGCGCGCTCTCGGAGCGGTACGGGCTCCATCTGATGCTCAACCCCGCGCTGCCCGGCTCCACCGTCAGCCTGGTCACCACCGCCGACGACCTGCCGTCCGCGCCCTCGGCCGATCACGAGCGGGTCCTGCACGAGCAGGTCGGCGTGGTCGCCGCGCAGGGGTCCATCGACTTCACGGCCGCCGAGCGGGTGCTGTACGCCCTGGACGAGTCGGGGCCGGACGAGGAGAGCCCGGTCGTGCTCGACCTCCACGACGTCACCTCGGCCGACTCCGTCGGCCTGGGGATGCTGCACACGGGGCTGGGCCGGCTCTCCGCCGACGGCCGGCGCGTCGCGATCGTCGACCCGCGCGACCTGCTGGGCCCGCCGGACGTCGTCCGGGAGGGCATCGGCCAGGACCTGCCGCGCTACGCGACCCGGGAGGCCGCGGTGGAGGGCAGCGCGAAGGCCCTGGCCGGGGAGGGGTGACCCGGGGCCGGGAGGCCGGGACTACCAGATGGCGTCGACCCATTCGGGGTGGTCGATGAACGGGTTCCGGTTGTGCTGGAACCGCTCGAATATGACGTCGTTACGGCGCTTCTCGAAGGCGTCCGGCGGGTCCTCCTGGCTCCACCGCTTCAGCACGGACAGCCTGCCCATCTTCGGGGCCGAGCCGTTGTTCACCTGCTCGTTCGGTTCGAGGTCGGCGAAGGAGTCGTTGCCCTCGTACCGGACCGCCATGTAGAGGATCATGCGGGCGACGTCGCCCTTGACCGCGTCACGCGGTTCGAAGGAGTCGCCGTCGGTGTAGTTGCCGGGGGCCTCGCCCAGTTCGCCGCCGCCCTCGTCGAAGTCCTTGTTGCCGCGGGCGGAGTTGACCGACACGTCCTCGGGGCGCAGATGGTGGATGTCGGTGCCCGGGCCCGTGGCCGTGCCGAAGTCGCCGTGCGACTTGGCCCAGACGTGCTCGCGGTTCCACTGGTCGGCGTTGCCGCCGTTGTCGTTCTTGGACTGGGAGCGCCCGGTGTAGAGCAGGATCACGTTGGAGGAGTCGGCCGGGTCCTCGTCGGTGGCCTTGAGCGCGTCCCAGACCTGGCTGTAGGAGAGCTTGGTCTGGTCGCTGATGATCGTGTGCAGGGCGGCCTTGAGCTCGGAACCGGTCTTGCCCAGGGCGTCCTGGTAGTACGTGTCGTCGAGCGCGGCGGCGAGGGTGGCGGGACGGTCGGGCGGGGTGTCGGCGGGCGCAGCGGCGGCGGTGCCCGCGAGTACGGCTACGGCCGCTGCGGTGGCCAGGAGCGGACGCGCGTAGAACGGATGGCGACGGGACATGTGGGGTGTCCTCTCGGAACGCGGGCGCCACGGCGCTCGCCCTGGGTGGGGGCGCTCGTCGGGGTGCCGTGCGATGGGTGGTACCCGGGAGAGTCGCACACGGACCGTGGCCCGCGTGTGAACGCTGTGTACCTATCATGTGCAGGTCAAGATTGGGCCCGGTCGGCCCCGGGAGCAGGCCCGCTCCGGGGGGGGGCAGGCGCTGTCCGGCGGGTGCGGCTAGCCGGCGGCCCAGTCGCGCAGGGCCTGGACCGAGCCGAAGTCGGCGACGTTCCTGTCCAGGGGGTCGTCGGTGTACTGGTGGATCCGCCAGGACGCCTCGATCCGGGGCTTCCCGGCGGAGACGTAGTCGGCGATCCAGAGCCCGTCGCCCGCGTAGCCGCTGGTGTCATGGGTGCGCCAGAAGGTCCGGTTGCAGTAGAGGAGGACCCGGTGACCGGGCCGCTCCCGCTTCACCGCGCGCAGGAAACGGTCCTTCTCCGCGCTGCTCGCGCGCGTTCCGCCGCCGGTCTGCTCCCAGTCGACGGCGAGCAGGTCGCCCTCCTTCTCCGGGGTCCTGCCGAGGAAGTACGCCACCTGGTCCTCGATGTCCCCCGGCCAGAGGAAGTGGTAGAAGCCGACGACGCACTCGGCGTCCCGGGCCCGTTTCACCTGGGCGTCGAGACGCGGATTGACGTAGCTGCGGCCCTCGGTGGACTTGATGAAGACGAAGTCGAGGCCGTCCGTGTCGTAGGAGGGCTGGTAGGCGCTGACGTCGACGCCGTGGAGCATGGGCACCGCCTCGAGAGATGAGAAACGACGTTCCGGTTCTGCCCACTCCTCGTCCGGCCCAATGACGGATTCACTCTCCCGGGTGGCACACCGGGCCCGGGCCCCTCGGATGCGGCCCGGCCCGTACGGCGCGAGAATTGCGGCACAAGGACGAGGAGGAGGCGGCATGAGCGAAGACCCCGAATCCGTATCCGCGCCCGCGCCCCAGGCGTCGGGCATCACCCCGGACCGGCTCCTGCACACGGGCGGGAGCGACCGGCCGAGCGCGGAGGACCTGGTGCTCGCCTCCGGGCGGGACGTGACGCCCGAGACCCTGGAGTGGGCGCGGCGCAAGCTGGCCGACGAGGGGCGCTCCGCCCTCGACAGACAGCTGCCCTGACGGAGCGCACCGCCCCGCGCAGGGACCACCGGGACGGACAGATCCGCCGGGAGACCGGAAGGACAGGCCCGCCGGGACTCCGGAGCGGCCCCGGCGGACAGGGCCGTCGGGTCGCGTTAGGACCGCCGTCGGGTCGCGCTACGACCGAGGGGCCGGGGAGCGTGTGGGGCGCCCCCGGCCTCTCGGTTAGCCTGAGCGGCATATGAACCGTTTGACGACCTCACAGGGCACTTTCGAGCTGGCCCGCTTCCCCGAGCACCCGAGCGATCCCTTCCGGGCCTGGGACGCATCCGACGAATACCTGCTCCGGCAGCTGACGGACGCCGAGACGGGGCCCGTCGACCTCTCGGGCACGGTCGCCGTCGTGGGGGACCGGTGGGGTGTCCTGGCCACCGCGCTCGCCGCCCACCGGCCCGTCCAGATCAGCGACTCCTACCTGGCCCGGCGCGCCACCCTCGCCAACCTCGAGCGCAACGGCCTGGACGCCGACGCCGTGACGCTGCTGTCCTCGCGCGACACCCCGCCGGAGCGGGTCGACGTCCTGCTCGTACGGGTGCCGAAGTCCCTGGCGTTCCTGGAGGACCAGCTCCACCGGATCGCCCCCGCCGTCCACGCGGGCACCGTGATCATCGGCACCGGCATGGTCAAGGAGATCCACACCTCCACCCTCAAGCTCTTCGAGCGGATCATCGGGCCGACCCGCACCTCCCTGGCGGTACGGAAGGCGCGGCTCATCTTCACCACCCCCGACCCGGACCCGGCGCCGGAGCGCACGCCGAACCCGTGGCCGTACCGCTACGAACTCCCCACCGGCATCGGCCCCGCCTCCGGCCGCACGGTCGTCAACCACGCCGGGATCTTCTGCGCCGACCGGCTGGACATCGGCACCCGCTTCTTCCTGAAGCACCTGCCCACCAGGACCGGGCCGGTCCGGATCGCCGACCTGGGCTGCGGCAACGGCGTCCTCGGCCTCTCCGCCGCGCTCGCGAACCCCGACGCGCACCTCACCTTCGTGGACGAGTCGTACGGGGCCGTCGCCTCCGCCGAGGAGACCTTCCGCCTGGGCGCGCCGGACGGGGCGAAGGCGGACTTCCTGGTGGGCGACGGACTCGCGGACCTGGCGCCCGGCTCCATGGACCTGGTGCTCAACAACCCGCCGTTCCACTCCCACCTGGCGACCACCGACGCCACCGCCCGCACCATGTTCGTCGGCGCGCGGACGGCGCTGCGGCAGGGCGGCGAACTCTGGGTGGTGGGCAACCGGCACCTCTCGTACCACACGCATCTGCGCCGGATCTTCGGCAACTGCACCACGGTGGCGGGGGACCCGAAGTTCGTGGTCCTGCGCGCGGTGAAGCGCTGACGGCACATCCCCGTCGCCCCGGCCCTTCCGGATTCTTGCAACACGTTCTACTGTGTGCGCCGCCGCACACGGGCGACGCAGACGCGAGACTCTGGAGGGGTCGTGCACCTCGCATACACGCCTGAACAAGAGCAGTTGCGCACCGAACTCCGTACGTACTTCGCCGCCCTGGTCCCCGACAACGCCTACGCCCGCTATGCGGAACCCGCCGCCCAGAAGCGCTTCTACCGCGAGACGATCCGCAGGCTCGGCACGGATGGCCGGCTGGGGGCGGGCTGGCCTGAGGAGTACGGCGGCCAGGGGCTCACCCCGATGGAACAGTTCATCTTCTTCGACGAGGCGGCCCAGGCGGGCGTCCCGCTGCCGCTGATGGCCCTGAACACCGTCGGCCCCACGATCATGCGGTACGGCACCGAGGAGCAGAAGGCGTACTTCCTGCCGAAGATCCTCGCCGGTGAGATCGACTTCGCGATCGGCTACAGCGAACCGGACGCCGGCACCGACCTCGCCGCCCTCAGGACCCGCGCGGTCCGCGACGGGGACACGTACGTCGTCAACGGCCAGAAGATCTGGACCACCAACGGCGACACCGCCGACTGGGTCTGGCTCGCCGTCCGCACCGACCCCGACGCCCCGCCGCACAAGGGCATCACCATGCTCCTGGTCCCCACGAGCGACCCCGGCTACTCCTGCACCCTCATCAACACGCTCGCCTCGCACGACACCACGGCCAGCTACTACGAGAACGTACGCGTCCCCGTCTCCCACCGGGTGGGCGAGGAGAACCAGGGCTGGCGGCTCATCACCAACCAGCTCAACCACGAACGCGTCACCCTCGCCGCCCACGGCACCATGGCGGTCCGTGCCCTGCACAACGTCCAACGCTGGGCAGCGGAGACGGAGTCGGCCGACGGCCGCCGCGTCATCGACCTCCCCTGGGTCCGCGCCCTCCTCGCCCGCACCCACACCCGCCTCGACGCCATGAAACTGCTCAACTGGCAGATGGTCGCCGCCCTCCAGGACGGGACCCTCACCCCGCAGGACGCCTCGGCCGTCAAGGTCTACGGCTCCGAGGCCCGCCGCGACGCCTACGCCTGGCTCATGGAGATCACCGGCTCCGCGGGCCCCCTGAAGGAGGGCTCCACCGGCGCGGTCCTCCACGGCGAACTGGAACGCGGCTACCGGTCGGCGGTCATCTTCACCTTCGGCGGCGGCAACAACGAGATCCAGCGCGAGATCATCTCCTGGATCGGACTGGGGATGCCACGCGTGCGGCGGTGAACGGACGGCAGGACGCCGCATCACGGCGGCAGCACGCAGCGCACAGCATGGATCACGCATTCCACGCTGGCCGAAACATACAAGTGACGTGTTTCACAGTGGAACAAACGTGTGAACACGCAACGGCCTGCGAGACATACTGAGTGTCATGACACCGAGGGCACATCCGTGGACGCCTGCTGTTCGCTCCTGCGCGCAGGCCCCGACTCGTGCCCTGACCGCGGCACCCCGGTGAGCCGCGCCCCTTTCGGCTCGATCCGCCCTTGCGCCCGTACCCACCACGGCTGGTCCCACGACCTGGCCGAGATGCCGGTGAGCGTGCCGAAGCGGTCCGACCGTCCCGAACCGTCCGGTGGAGTGGCAGGAGGGAATCCGTCATGAGCCTTCACGCGCTCGCCCGCATGTACGCCGACGGCAAGGTGTCGACGGCGGGGGTACTGGCCGAACTCTCCCGGCGTGCGGACACTCCGCTCTCCGAGGGGCAGCGCGGCCTGTGGGCGCTGGCCAAGCTGGAGCCGGAGACGTACGCGTACAACGTTCCCGTGTGTCTTTCGGCCGCGGACGTCGACACCGAGGCGCTTCAGGCCGCGTTCCGCGACACGCTCTCCCGGCATCCGCTGCTCTCGGCCACGGTGCGCGAGACCGATGACGGGCCGCTTCTGTCCCACGGGGATGCGGACGGTTTCGTCATCGAGGATGTGGACATCTCCGATGTGCCGTCCGACCAGGTGCCGGACCTTCTGAAGGAAAGGGCGAGGCGGCCGTTCGACCTGGCCGGTGGCCCTTGGCCAGGCTGGCCGTGCTGCGGTGCTCCGCTTCGGAGGCGTACGTCCTGCTGGTCGTCCACCACCTCGTGATCGACGGGGTGTCGGCGCGTCTCGTCATCGACACACTGTTCCGTTCCTACCGGGCGCGGGTCGAGGGGCGGGACGTCCCGATCGAGGTGGGCGCCGCCTCGTTCGGTGAGTTCGTCGCGTGGGAGCGGGACGCGCTCACCGGTGAACGCGCCGTGGAGGACCGGGAGTTCTGGGTGAGGGAACTCGCCGGCGCGGACGTCCTCACCGGGTTACCCTCCCAGGTGGCCCTGGAGCCGGACGCGCCTCATGTGGGCGAGGTGCACACCAGCCGGCTGTCGGAGGAGCGGGCCGCCGCCGTCGCGGCCTTCACCGCCGCCCACGGGATCAGCCCGGGGATCTTCTTCCTGGCGGCCTTCCTGACGCTGCTGCACCGGTACACCGGCAGCGAGGACCTCGTCATCGGGATGCCGGTGGCCGGGCGCCCGACGGAACAGTTCGACCCGATCGTCGGCCACTTCGTCAACACGCTGCCCGTCCGGAGCAGACCGGACGCCTCCGAGGAGTTCACCTCGTTCGCCCGGCGCGTACAGTCCACGGTGCTCGACGTGCTGGAGCACGGGGCCTACCCGTTCCACCGGATCGTGACCGATCTCGGCGCCCGGGGAGTGAACCCGCGGTCACCCCTCTACCAGATCGTGTACAACTACCAGGATTCCGCTCTCTCCGGTTACCTGGGCGAGCGGGCCCGCGCCACCGGCGAGACGGACTTCGACCTCGTCGACGGGCTGTACCAACTGGGCGAGTACGACCTCACGGTGGACGTGGCTCCCGGTGACGGGTTCCTGGTGAACTGGAAGTACCACCCCGACGCCTTCCCGGCCGACGCCGTCGCGGGCATGGCACGACACTTCGCCACCCTGGTGGACAGCATCCTCGACGCGGACGGGCAGTCGCCGATCGGCGGGCTGAACCTGCTCGACGACGAGGAACGGCGTCTCGTCATCGAGGAATTCAACCGCACCGAGGCCGACCTTCCCGCGCACCGGACGTGCTGGGATCTCTTCACGGAGCAGGCGGAGGCTAACCCGGAGGCCCCGGCGGTCACCTGCGGGCAGCGGACTCTCACCTATCGCGAACTCGCGGACCGCAGCTCGGCGCTGGCGGAGACGCTGAGGCGTCAGGGCGTCGGCCCCGGGGACGTCGTAGGGGTCTGCTACGAACGGTCGGCGGACCTGGTCGTGGCCCTTCTCGCCGTCATGGGGCTCGGCGCGGTGTACCTGCCCCTGGACAGCCGGACGCCGGCCGAACGCCTTTCCTACATGGTCGACGACAGCGGTGCGCACCTCGTCATCTGCCATGAGGCGGTGCTGGACAGGCTGGCCGCCGTGGGGACGCCGCAGACGAGGCTGTACGTGACGGACCGCCAGGGTCACCAGGCCGCCCAGGCACCGGCAGCGGCGGGGGAGACGACCGGCGCTGCGCCGGACCCGCGAGCCGCGACACCGCGGGCCGCCTACATCATCTACACCTCGGGCAGCACGGGGAAGCCCAAGGGCGTCGTCGTTCCGCACACGGCGCTGACCAACTTCCTGCTGGCCATGGCCCACACGCTGGAAGTGACGTCCGACGACCGGCTGCTGGCCGTCACCACGCACAGCTTCGACATCGCCGCCCTGGAGCTGTACCTTCCGCTGATCACCGGCGGGCAGGTCTGCGTCGCTGACGCGGCGACGGCCGCAGACGCCACCTTGCTGGCCGAGAAGGTCGCGGACTGGCGGCCCACCATCATGCAGGCCACCCCGGCGACCTGGGCCATGCTGGTGCGCGTCGGATGGCAGAACACCGAGGGCGTCAAGGTGCTGTGCGGCGGCGAGGCGTTGCCGGACGGCCTGAAGGACCAACTCGTGGCGCGCGGCGAGGCATGGAACCTGTACGGGCCCACGGAGACGACCATCTGGTCGGCGGCCAAGCGGCTGCGCCGCGAGGAGCCGGTGACCATCGGCAGCCCCATCGCCAACACCCAGCTGTACGTCCTCGACCGGAACCTCAACCCCCTGCCGGTCGGCGTGACCGGCGAGCTGCACATCGCGGGCGACGGGGTCGCCCTGGGCTACCACCGGAGGCCGGAGCTGACGGCCGAGCGCTTCCTGGACAACCCGTTCGCGCCCGGACGGCTGTACCGGACCGGCGACCGCGCGCGCCGGCTGCCGAACGGCGAGATCGTCGTCCTGGGCCGGATGGACAACCAGCTCAAACTGCGCGGCCACCGCGTCGAACCCGGTGAGATCGAGGCGGTGCTCGACGCCCGCCCGGAGATCGCCCGAAGCATCGTCCTGCTCGAGCATGCCGGTCTCTCCGACAGGCTCACGGCCTACTACACGGGGAACGGGGACGCGCCGGTCGACGCCGCGCTGCTGCGCGCGGAACTCGCCAAG is a genomic window containing:
- a CDS encoding methyltransferase: MNRLTTSQGTFELARFPEHPSDPFRAWDASDEYLLRQLTDAETGPVDLSGTVAVVGDRWGVLATALAAHRPVQISDSYLARRATLANLERNGLDADAVTLLSSRDTPPERVDVLLVRVPKSLAFLEDQLHRIAPAVHAGTVIIGTGMVKEIHTSTLKLFERIIGPTRTSLAVRKARLIFTTPDPDPAPERTPNPWPYRYELPTGIGPASGRTVVNHAGIFCADRLDIGTRFFLKHLPTRTGPVRIADLGCGNGVLGLSAALANPDAHLTFVDESYGAVASAEETFRLGAPDGAKADFLVGDGLADLAPGSMDLVLNNPPFHSHLATTDATARTMFVGARTALRQGGELWVVGNRHLSYHTHLRRIFGNCTTVAGDPKFVVLRAVKR
- a CDS encoding acyl-CoA dehydrogenase family protein encodes the protein MHLAYTPEQEQLRTELRTYFAALVPDNAYARYAEPAAQKRFYRETIRRLGTDGRLGAGWPEEYGGQGLTPMEQFIFFDEAAQAGVPLPLMALNTVGPTIMRYGTEEQKAYFLPKILAGEIDFAIGYSEPDAGTDLAALRTRAVRDGDTYVVNGQKIWTTNGDTADWVWLAVRTDPDAPPHKGITMLLVPTSDPGYSCTLINTLASHDTTASYYENVRVPVSHRVGEENQGWRLITNQLNHERVTLAAHGTMAVRALHNVQRWAAETESADGRRVIDLPWVRALLARTHTRLDAMKLLNWQMVAALQDGTLTPQDASAVKVYGSEARRDAYAWLMEITGSAGPLKEGSTGAVLHGELERGYRSAVIFTFGGGNNEIQREIISWIGLGMPRVRR
- a CDS encoding endonuclease I family protein, giving the protein MSRRHPFYARPLLATAAAVAVLAGTAAAAPADTPPDRPATLAAALDDTYYQDALGKTGSELKAALHTIISDQTKLSYSQVWDALKATDEDPADSSNVILLYTGRSQSKNDNGGNADQWNREHVWAKSHGDFGTATGPGTDIHHLRPEDVSVNSARGNKDFDEGGGELGEAPGNYTDGDSFEPRDAVKGDVARMILYMAVRYEGNDSFADLEPNEQVNNGSAPKMGRLSVLKRWSQEDPPDAFEKRRNDVIFERFQHNRNPFIDHPEWVDAIW
- a CDS encoding GH25 family lysozyme; protein product: MLHGVDVSAYQPSYDTDGLDFVFIKSTEGRSYVNPRLDAQVKRARDAECVVGFYHFLWPGDIEDQVAYFLGRTPEKEGDLLAVDWEQTGGGTRASSAEKDRFLRAVKRERPGHRVLLYCNRTFWRTHDTSGYAGDGLWIADYVSAGKPRIEASWRIHQYTDDPLDRNVADFGSVQALRDWAAG